A stretch of the Poseidonibacter antarcticus genome encodes the following:
- a CDS encoding 2-oxoglutarate ferredoxin oxidoreductase subunit beta: MAFNYDEYLRTDKMPTLWCWGCGDGVILKSVIRAIEKTGWNMDDVCVVSGIGCSGRFSSYINCNTVHTTHGRTLAYATGIKLANPEKKVIVVGGDGDGLAIGGNHTIHASRRNIDLNYIIINNFIYGLTNSQTSPTTPQGMWTVTMSKGNIDPTFDACKLVEAAGASFVARETMLDPKKLERILVKGFQHTGFSFIEVFSNCHVNLGRKNKMATAMANLEWIKSISVGKAKFEKLEPEEQVGKFPLGILKQDENAQEYCIAYNKVKEANRTNTMIQF; the protein is encoded by the coding sequence ATAAAATGCCAACACTATGGTGTTGGGGATGTGGTGATGGAGTTATTTTAAAATCTGTTATTCGAGCGATTGAAAAAACTGGTTGGAATATGGATGATGTTTGTGTTGTATCTGGTATTGGTTGTTCAGGAAGATTTTCTTCTTATATCAACTGTAATACTGTTCATACAACTCACGGTAGAACATTAGCATATGCAACTGGAATTAAATTAGCTAATCCAGAAAAAAAAGTAATCGTAGTTGGTGGAGATGGTGATGGTCTTGCTATTGGTGGAAACCATACAATCCATGCATCAAGAAGAAATATTGATTTAAATTATATTATTATCAATAACTTTATTTATGGTTTAACTAACTCACAAACAAGTCCAACTACTCCTCAAGGTATGTGGACAGTAACAATGAGTAAAGGGAATATTGACCCTACTTTTGATGCTTGTAAATTAGTTGAAGCAGCAGGAGCATCTTTTGTTGCAAGAGAAACTATGTTAGACCCTAAAAAACTAGAAAGAATTTTAGTTAAAGGTTTCCAACATACAGGATTCTCATTTATTGAAGTATTCTCTAACTGTCACGTTAACTTAGGAAGAAAAAATAAAATGGCTACAGCTATGGCTAACTTAGAATGGATTAAATCTATTTCTGTTGGTAAAGCTAAATTTGAAAAACTAGAACCAGAAGAACAAGTTGGAAAATTTCCATTAGGAATTTTAAAACAAGATGAGAATGCACAAGAGTATTGTATAGCTTATAATAAAGTAAAAGAAGCTAACAGAACAAATACAATGATTCAATTTTAA
- a CDS encoding 2-oxoacid:acceptor oxidoreductase family protein, whose product MAKTLMRFTGVGGQGVLLAGSIFAAAKINDGGYGLKTATYTSQVRGGPTVVDITLQDEEILYPYANDGEIDFMLSVAQISYDQFKKGVRDGATIVIEPNLVTATEEDKKRWHIVEIPIITIAKEEVGNVITQSVLALAIANYFTGETVDNEVLRSTMLSKVPAKVHDINNKAFDLGLKYAAQASKAS is encoded by the coding sequence ATGGCTAAAACTTTAATGAGATTTACAGGAGTTGGTGGACAAGGTGTACTTCTAGCAGGTTCAATTTTTGCAGCTGCAAAAATTAATGATGGTGGTTATGGTTTAAAAACTGCAACATATACATCTCAAGTAAGAGGTGGTCCAACAGTTGTTGATATTACTTTACAAGATGAAGAGATTTTATATCCTTATGCAAATGATGGTGAAATTGATTTTATGTTATCAGTTGCTCAAATATCTTATGATCAATTCAAAAAAGGTGTAAGAGATGGTGCTACAATTGTAATTGAGCCAAATCTTGTAACTGCAACTGAAGAAGATAAAAAAAGATGGCATATTGTTGAGATTCCAATCATTACTATTGCTAAAGAAGAAGTAGGAAATGTTATTACTCAATCAGTATTAGCATTAGCTATTGCCAATTATTTTACAGGTGAAACTGTTGATAATGAAGTACTTAGATCTACTATGCTTTCTAAAGTACCTGCAAAAGTACATGATATTAATAATAAAGCGTTTGACTTAGGTCTTAAATACGCAGCCCAAGCTTCAAAAGCTTCATAA
- a CDS encoding HD domain-containing protein, translating to MFSQEEYLKALEYAAVAHGEQKTPKGLPYIVHITSVAMEVINACEQSKLEKEKANLAISCALLHDVIEDTNITYDDLYVDFSEAIANGVESLSKDKSLSSKQEQMKRSIEMLLEQPYEVQMVKLADRITNLSTPPKHWDNDKKKAYLKEASFILSCLKNSNIYLSSRLEEKIENYKKYCD from the coding sequence ATGTTTTCTCAAGAAGAATATTTAAAAGCTTTAGAATATGCAGCCGTGGCACATGGTGAGCAAAAAACACCAAAAGGTTTACCTTATATAGTTCATATAACTTCTGTAGCTATGGAGGTTATAAATGCCTGTGAACAGTCTAAATTAGAAAAAGAAAAGGCAAATTTGGCAATTTCTTGCGCACTTTTACATGATGTAATTGAAGATACAAATATTACTTATGATGATTTATATGTAGATTTTTCTGAAGCAATTGCAAATGGTGTAGAATCACTTAGTAAAGATAAATCATTATCTTCAAAACAAGAACAGATGAAAAGAAGTATTGAAATGCTTTTAGAACAACCATATGAAGTTCAAATGGTTAAATTAGCAGATAGAATTACAAATCTATCAACTCCTCCAAAACATTGGGATAATGATAAAAAGAAAGCTTATTTAAAAGAAGCTAGTTTTATTCTTTCATGTTTAAAAAACTCAAATATATATTTATCTAGTAGATTAGAAGAAAAAATTGAAAATTATAAAAAGTATTGTGATTAA
- a CDS encoding 3'-5' exonuclease has translation MKSRRRIIKPSFKLSNILDNLLKESIEYDEFLTLLDKASDTFFDTPELEFELLLANGLPLEFDEDKVYLKTNKTSIDEQCFCIVDIETNGSSVKKGDQIIELGAVKYKNGEIIDKFESLVYAKEIPPYIQTVTNITPSMLEDAPNLESVLKEFKLFLEDDVFVAHDIKFDYNYISESFEKYDLGRLENRKICSIDLAKRTIDSPRYGLGFLIEVLDIELDNHHRAYYDALATSQIFEKSLSVLSRDKISNVEKLISFSKSSKTIASIKEKEAKEKEIIDKENN, from the coding sequence ATGAAATCTAGAAGAAGAATTATAAAACCTTCTTTTAAATTATCAAATATACTTGATAATTTATTAAAAGAGTCTATTGAATATGATGAGTTTCTTACTCTTCTTGATAAAGCAAGTGATACTTTTTTTGATACTCCAGAATTAGAATTTGAACTTTTATTAGCAAATGGATTACCCTTAGAATTTGATGAAGATAAGGTATATTTAAAGACAAATAAAACCTCTATTGATGAGCAATGTTTTTGTATTGTTGATATTGAGACAAATGGTTCTTCTGTTAAAAAAGGAGATCAAATCATTGAACTTGGTGCTGTTAAATATAAAAATGGTGAAATAATTGATAAATTTGAATCCCTAGTTTACGCAAAGGAAATACCTCCTTACATCCAAACTGTGACAAATATAACTCCTTCTATGCTTGAAGATGCACCTAATTTAGAATCTGTATTAAAAGAGTTTAAACTCTTTTTAGAAGATGATGTTTTTGTAGCACATGATATTAAATTTGATTATAATTATATTTCTGAATCATTTGAAAAATATGATTTAGGAAGATTAGAAAATAGAAAAATATGTAGCATAGATTTGGCAAAAAGAACAATTGATTCTCCACGATATGGTTTAGGATTCTTAATTGAAGTACTAGATATTGAACTTGATAATCATCATCGAGCTTATTATGATGCCTTAGCAACTTCACAGATTTTTGAAAAATCACTTAGTGTACTCTCACGAGATAAAATTTCAAATGTAGAGAAATTAATAAGCTTTTCCAAATCTTCAAAAACAATTGCTTCTATAAAAGAAAAAGAAGCAAAGGAAAAAGAAATAATAGATAAGGAGAATAATTAA
- a CDS encoding phosphoribosylanthranilate isomerase — MKIKICGITNLEDALDAIDAGADALGFVFYENSPRYIEPFKARIIVERLPPFIQTIGLFVNESNAYINQVCVNAKMQSAQIIDDDAYTDFKTLNCRYIKVLRAKSQEDILNLRNDYVLVDAFVDNFGGEGKRLELEWFKYTDCSKIILAGGLNENNLSQLAGYGFYGVDVSSGVEAHKGKKDKQKMINFVKAVHEI, encoded by the coding sequence ATGAAAATTAAAATTTGTGGGATTACTAATCTCGAAGATGCCTTAGATGCTATTGATGCAGGTGCTGATGCTTTAGGTTTTGTTTTTTATGAAAATTCTCCTAGATATATAGAACCTTTTAAAGCTAGAATTATTGTTGAAAGACTACCTCCTTTTATTCAAACAATTGGATTATTTGTAAATGAGTCAAATGCCTATATAAACCAAGTTTGTGTTAATGCAAAAATGCAATCAGCACAAATTATTGATGATGATGCTTATACTGATTTTAAAACCTTAAATTGTCGATATATAAAAGTTTTACGAGCAAAATCACAAGAAGATATTTTAAATCTAAGAAATGATTATGTTTTAGTAGATGCTTTTGTTGATAATTTTGGAGGGGAAGGAAAACGATTAGAATTAGAATGGTTTAAATATACAGATTGTTCTAAAATAATTTTAGCTGGTGGTTTAAATGAAAATAATTTAAGCCAATTAGCTGGTTATGGATTTTACGGAGTAGACGTAAGTTCTGGTGTTGAAGCTCACAAAGGGAAAAAAGATAAACAAAAAATGATTAATTTCGTAAAAGCAGTACATGAAATCTAG
- the rpe gene encoding ribulose-phosphate 3-epimerase has protein sequence MLVAPSILSADFGKLNEEIKAICDGGCDLVHVDVMDGHFVPNMTLGPVVVNPVAKVSTKPLDVHLMVENNTFFVELFAPLKPKYISFHIESEKHPHRLIQKIRSYGIKPAIVLNPHTPPELIEYLLEDLDMVLLMSVNPGFGGQKFISSVVKKATKLKEMINKINPDCLIEVDGGVNDKNIHQLKSAGVDVVVAGSFVFGNDDYSKAIKSLQV, from the coding sequence ATGCTAGTTGCTCCCTCGATATTATCAGCAGACTTTGGAAAATTAAATGAAGAAATAAAAGCTATTTGTGATGGTGGCTGTGATTTAGTTCATGTTGATGTAATGGATGGACATTTTGTTCCAAATATGACTTTAGGTCCAGTTGTAGTAAATCCAGTTGCTAAAGTTTCTACAAAACCATTAGATGTACATCTAATGGTTGAGAATAATACATTTTTTGTAGAACTTTTTGCTCCTTTGAAACCTAAATATATTTCATTTCATATTGAAAGTGAGAAACACCCACATCGACTTATCCAGAAAATAAGGTCTTATGGAATTAAACCTGCAATAGTTTTAAATCCACATACTCCACCTGAATTAATTGAGTATTTATTAGAAGATTTAGATATGGTTTTATTAATGTCTGTAAACCCTGGTTTTGGTGGACAAAAGTTTATTTCTAGTGTAGTTAAAAAAGCGACTAAACTAAAAGAAATGATTAATAAGATAAATCCAGATTGTTTAATTGAAGTTGATGGCGGTGTAAATGATAAAAATATTCATCAACTTAAAAGTGCAGGAGTAGATGTTGTTGTTGCAGGGTCTTTTGTATTTGGTAATGATGATTATTCAAAAGCTATTAAGAGTTTACAAGTTTAA
- a CDS encoding phospholipase A has product MKYILTLLFNFILLNAVDNFTNIYEQAQKYENDGNYKEAMLLYKKAANFKISKEDEYIIDLSKNQQYKVETFTKMKNEFYQKYINKTDDKETNSSLKQMITGDFGLYPYKKNYLLPATFDLNKTEDRSSFETSFQISIEKPISYNFFKLGESISAAYTQKSFWQTNSDSSPFRETNYKPEIFAQFPYKNSETIKGFKVSLMHESNGRNNEYSRSWNRIYLESYLQFSNFFIVPRVWYRIPEKNSDDDNPDIDKYYGYGDLTLLYPYKKHTFELMLRNNMRINSQNKGAAELNWTFPLPDFLSTPNSYGFVQIFSGYGNSLIDYDRESHKIGFGIAFSR; this is encoded by the coding sequence ATGAAATATATTTTGACTCTTTTATTTAATTTTATACTATTAAATGCAGTTGACAATTTTACAAATATTTATGAGCAAGCACAAAAGTATGAAAATGATGGAAATTATAAAGAAGCTATGCTTCTATATAAAAAAGCAGCAAATTTTAAGATATCAAAAGAGGATGAATATATTATTGATTTATCTAAAAATCAACAATATAAAGTTGAAACTTTTACAAAAATGAAAAATGAGTTTTATCAGAAATATATTAACAAAACTGATGATAAAGAAACAAATTCAAGTTTAAAACAGATGATTACTGGTGACTTTGGATTATATCCATATAAAAAAAATTACCTACTTCCTGCAACATTTGATTTAAATAAAACTGAAGATAGAAGTTCTTTTGAAACAAGTTTTCAAATTAGTATAGAAAAACCAATTTCATATAATTTTTTTAAACTAGGAGAATCAATATCTGCTGCATATACACAAAAATCATTTTGGCAAACAAATTCTGATTCTTCACCATTTAGAGAGACAAACTACAAACCAGAAATTTTTGCACAGTTTCCATATAAGAATAGTGAAACAATAAAAGGATTTAAAGTTTCATTAATGCATGAATCAAATGGAAGGAATAATGAATATTCAAGATCATGGAATAGAATATATTTAGAAAGTTACTTACAATTCTCAAATTTTTTTATAGTTCCTCGAGTTTGGTATAGAATCCCCGAAAAAAATAGTGATGATGATAATCCAGATATAGATAAATATTATGGATATGGAGATTTAACACTTCTTTATCCATATAAAAAACATACCTTTGAATTAATGTTAAGAAATAATATGAGAATAAATTCACAAAATAAGGGAGCTGCTGAATTAAATTGGACTTTTCCACTTCCAGATTTTTTATCAACTCCTAATTCATATGGTTTTGTACAAATATTTTCAGGATATGGAAATAGTTTAATTGATTATGATAGAGAAAGTCATAAGATAGGATTTGGAATAGCTTTTTCTAGATAA
- a CDS encoding c-type cytochrome, producing the protein MKSLVFLIILFCLDLFGKDSNSLKVDNSFITKYEYGEMLYNNPRGIGCETCHGDNAKGKRIVSFSHTYNKKKYNCVLDVPNIKNVEYQKFFEKVNSKKNPKKHFEKDQVCEKLIYRASIMPTYFLVDEEINAIYYYIKNLKKK; encoded by the coding sequence ATGAAGAGTTTAGTTTTTTTAATTATATTATTTTGTTTAGATTTATTTGGAAAAGATTCAAATTCATTAAAAGTTGATAACTCTTTTATTACTAAATATGAATATGGTGAAATGCTTTATAACAATCCACGTGGAATTGGTTGTGAAACATGTCATGGAGATAATGCAAAAGGGAAAAGAATAGTTTCTTTCTCACATACTTATAATAAAAAAAAATATAATTGTGTTTTAGATGTTCCAAATATTAAAAATGTAGAATACCAAAAATTTTTTGAGAAAGTTAATTCAAAAAAAAATCCAAAAAAACATTTTGAAAAAGATCAAGTTTGCGAAAAATTAATTTATAGAGCTAGTATTATGCCTACATATTTTTTAGTTGATGAAGAAATAAATGCTATTTATTATTATATTAAGAATTTAAAGAAAAAATAG
- a CDS encoding NUDIX hydrolase: MKNIIKEFKTDKLKDTKFVHPVKLTYEQNGKEKSWEAVRSFDSVSILLYHEDKNAFLLVKQFRAPVYLNDNKHLCTYELCAGIIDKKASLEQIIKEEIDEECGYDVPLESIEKITSCYTNVGVSGSCQTLFYAKINESMKAHKGGGINNEEIDLMFLSIDKIDEFIYDESKAKTPGLMFSFYWFMKNKGINKK; this comes from the coding sequence TTGAAAAATATAATAAAAGAGTTTAAAACAGATAAATTAAAAGATACAAAATTTGTTCATCCTGTTAAACTTACATATGAACAAAATGGGAAAGAAAAATCGTGGGAAGCAGTTAGGAGTTTTGATTCTGTTTCTATATTACTTTATCATGAAGATAAAAATGCATTTTTACTCGTAAAACAATTTCGAGCACCTGTATATTTAAATGATAATAAACATTTATGTACATATGAATTATGTGCTGGAATTATAGATAAAAAAGCATCTTTAGAACAAATTATTAAAGAAGAAATTGATGAAGAATGTGGATATGATGTGCCTTTAGAATCAATTGAAAAGATTACTTCATGTTATACAAATGTAGGTGTTAGTGGATCTTGTCAAACTCTTTTTTATGCAAAAATAAATGAGTCAATGAAAGCACATAAGGGTGGAGGAATTAATAATGAAGAAATCGATTTGATGTTTTTATCCATAGATAAAATTGATGAATTTATTTATGATGAAAGTAAAGCTAAAACTCCTGGTTTAATGTTCTCTTTTTATTGGTTTATGAAAAATAAAGGTATTAATAAAAAATGA
- a CDS encoding sensor histidine kinase, whose product MNKDETKALFSFLSIYVGSTIFLLSILLYIYYNDELKAVAESCSMEMSNASMQIESDILNSYMKHKKYIPKRLENSDINYALYDKDQKVIYSDLQESQSVDFSKNMYESSAFEFYITKMNEETIPIKYIAVETCIGIDNRNNLKVYVIIKLILSGIFIGFIGFLLAKILLKPVRERIEHMDKFIKDSAHELNTPVAVLMTSTSMLKKGKNPDKMMRYILSSSKQISQIYNDIHFSAFNEKNENVFEKFNLKVLVKDSVEYFNDISITKQITIHNDLDDCIILMDKTKTQKLVNNLISNAIKYSHNNSIINVCLKNNILSVEDFGIGISKIEQKEIFKRYKRGTNIEGGFGIGLDIVKRISEEYDLKLDLKSELELGSTFYVDFSSILNGSKCDLNKES is encoded by the coding sequence TTGAATAAAGACGAAACAAAAGCATTATTTAGTTTTTTATCTATTTATGTAGGTTCTACTATTTTTTTACTTTCTATTTTATTATATATTTATTATAACGATGAATTAAAAGCTGTTGCAGAATCTTGTAGTATGGAAATGAGTAATGCTTCTATGCAAATAGAATCAGATATTTTAAACTCTTATATGAAACATAAAAAATATATTCCTAAGAGATTAGAAAATTCTGATATAAATTATGCTTTGTATGATAAAGATCAAAAAGTGATTTACTCTGACTTACAAGAATCTCAGTCTGTAGATTTTTCAAAAAATATGTATGAAAGTTCTGCATTTGAATTTTATATAACAAAAATGAATGAAGAAACAATTCCAATTAAATATATTGCAGTTGAAACTTGTATCGGAATTGATAATAGAAATAATTTAAAAGTCTATGTAATAATAAAATTGATATTAAGTGGAATTTTTATAGGTTTTATAGGCTTTTTATTAGCAAAAATTTTATTAAAACCAGTGAGAGAAAGAATCGAGCATATGGATAAGTTTATAAAAGATTCCGCTCACGAACTAAATACTCCTGTAGCTGTTTTAATGACATCTACATCAATGTTAAAAAAAGGAAAAAATCCTGATAAAATGATGAGATATATTTTAAGTAGTTCAAAGCAAATATCTCAAATTTATAATGATATACATTTTTCTGCTTTTAATGAAAAAAATGAAAATGTCTTTGAAAAATTTAATTTAAAAGTTTTAGTAAAAGATAGTGTTGAGTATTTTAATGATATTTCAATTACTAAACAAATTACAATACATAATGATTTAGATGATTGTATTATTCTAATGGATAAAACAAAAACGCAAAAACTTGTAAATAATCTTATTTCTAATGCAATAAAATATAGTCATAATAATTCAATAATTAATGTTTGTCTTAAAAACAATATCTTAAGTGTTGAAGACTTTGGTATTGGTATTAGTAAAATAGAACAAAAAGAGATATTTAAAAGATATAAAAGAGGAACGAATATTGAAGGTGGATTTGGTATTGGTCTTGATATTGTAAAAAGAATATCAGAAGAATATGATTTAAAATTAGATTTGAAATCAGAACTTGAACTTGGTTCAACTTTCTATGTAGATTTTTCTTCAATTTTAAATGGTTCTAAGTGTGATTTAAATAAAGAGAGTTAA
- a CDS encoding response regulator transcription factor — protein MRVLLLEDDNLLSDLLNDHLLDKGYDVTLCLNGQDALEYLIDEKFDLALLDINTPIISGLEVLKTIRKEYKNRTPVIMLTAYQDTKTLKDSFENGVDDYIKKPFDLEELDQRILRLCRQFSIEQNSDIQITSTITFEPELCKINLENKTVSIAQKERDILKYFCTHKKRVISSEELLQNIWAYEEMPTDATIRVYIKNLREIIGKERITTIRGIGYKFE, from the coding sequence ATGAGAGTTTTATTATTAGAAGATGACAATTTATTAAGTGATTTGCTTAATGACCATTTATTAGACAAGGGTTATGATGTTACTTTATGTCTAAATGGACAAGATGCTTTAGAATATTTAATAGATGAGAAATTTGACTTAGCTCTTTTAGATATAAATACGCCAATAATATCAGGATTGGAAGTTCTTAAAACAATTAGGAAAGAGTATAAAAATAGAACTCCTGTGATAATGCTTACAGCTTATCAAGATACTAAGACTTTAAAAGATTCTTTTGAAAATGGTGTTGATGATTATATTAAAAAACCCTTTGATTTAGAAGAATTAGACCAAAGAATATTAAGACTATGTAGACAATTTTCAATTGAACAAAATAGTGATATTCAAATAACTTCCACTATAACTTTTGAACCAGAATTATGTAAAATCAATTTAGAAAATAAGACTGTAAGTATTGCACAAAAAGAAAGAGATATTTTAAAATATTTTTGTACACATAAAAAAAGAGTAATATCAAGTGAAGAGTTATTACAAAATATTTGGGCTTATGAAGAAATGCCAACAGATGCGACTATTAGAGTGTATATTAAAAATTTACGTGAAATTATTGGGAAAGAAAGAATTACAACAATTAGGGGAATAGGATATAAGTTTGAATAA
- a CDS encoding DUF3147 family protein, with translation MLSYIAEKLNPKISGILAGLPVGSSITLLFFALENGVDYVTKVALYNIHGLFAALAFSIGYYISTFYKGKFEVFLSLIISFLSYLIIAFILAYVPPHIIFTPLIVISLMIIATIYFSKKENFSIDKKIKTSVSDIFFRIFLTISIFLIVTSLPKYVPSNIAGIFSAFPSVLLPLLLIIHFRHSNLQARTIIKNTPFGLSSVVIYSLVVYFTYGRWGIALGTIIALACSLLYVLVQGKVLKALNLIK, from the coding sequence TTGCTTTCTTATATTGCTGAAAAATTAAATCCTAAAATCTCAGGTATATTAGCGGGTCTTCCTGTTGGAAGTTCTATAACTTTATTATTTTTTGCTTTAGAAAATGGAGTTGATTATGTAACCAAAGTAGCACTTTATAATATTCATGGTTTATTTGCTGCTTTGGCTTTTTCAATTGGTTATTATATTAGTACTTTTTATAAAGGTAAATTTGAAGTATTTTTGAGTTTAATTATCTCTTTTTTATCATATTTAATTATTGCATTTATTTTAGCATATGTGCCTCCTCATATTATTTTTACACCTTTAATCGTGATTTCTTTAATGATAATAGCTACTATTTATTTTTCTAAAAAAGAAAATTTCTCAATAGATAAAAAAATAAAAACATCAGTATCTGATATATTTTTTAGAATATTTTTAACTATTTCAATTTTTTTAATAGTAACAAGTTTACCAAAATATGTACCATCAAATATAGCTGGTATTTTTTCTGCTTTTCCAAGTGTTTTACTTCCATTACTTTTAATCATTCACTTTAGACATAGTAATTTACAAGCAAGAACAATAATAAAAAACACACCATTTGGCTTAAGTTCTGTTGTGATTTATTCTTTGGTAGTATATTTTACTTATGGAAGATGGGGAATAGCTCTTGGAACAATTATCGCTTTAGCTTGTTCACTTTTATATGTATTAGTTCAAGGAAAAGTTTTAAAAGCACTAAATTTAATCAAATAA
- a CDS encoding YajQ family cyclic di-GMP-binding protein, whose protein sequence is MAKSKEHQFDISAKLDMQEMKNAVIQSQKEVDNRYDFKGIDKDIDLNIGAKTLVLTSASDNKIDAIKDILISKMNKRGISINSLEELKTEDSSGGNRKFTYKIIDSIEKDEAKTIQTEIKSLKLKVTAVNQGDEIRVSGKNLDDLQAVMKHLKGLELKAPLVFDNFR, encoded by the coding sequence ATGGCTAAATCAAAAGAACACCAATTTGATATTTCTGCAAAATTAGATATGCAAGAGATGAAAAATGCAGTAATTCAATCACAAAAAGAAGTTGATAATAGATATGACTTTAAAGGTATTGATAAAGATATAGATTTAAATATTGGTGCTAAAACTTTAGTATTAACAAGTGCAAGTGATAATAAAATTGATGCAATAAAAGATATTTTAATCTCTAAGATGAATAAAAGAGGTATTTCAATCAATTCATTAGAAGAATTAAAAACTGAAGATTCAAGTGGTGGAAATAGAAAGTTTACTTATAAAATCATAGATAGTATTGAAAAAGATGAAGCGAAAACTATTCAAACTGAAATTAAAAGCTTAAAACTAAAAGTAACAGCTGTAAATCAAGGTGATGAGATTAGAGTAAGTGGTAAGAATTTAGATGATTTACAAGCAGTAATGAAACATTTAAAAGGTCTAGAACTAAAGGCTCCTTTAGTATTTGATAACTTTAGATAA